One stretch of Micromonospora echinospora DNA includes these proteins:
- a CDS encoding type I polyketide synthase, giving the protein MANEDKLRDYLKRVMADLHDTRRRLSEAQSQELEPVAIVAMSCRLPGGVRNPDDLWELLRDGRDAVAPFPDDRGWDLERLYHPDPDHPGTSYAREGGFVDGAGDFDSAFFGISPREALTMDPQQRLLLETSWEAVEAAGIDPASLRGSRTGVFVGTNGQDYGTLLMMSPDGDEGHSMTGGAAAVASGRVSYALGLEGPAVSIDTACSSSLVALHLAVQALRAGECDLALAGGVTVMATPGLYIGSSRQRALSTDGRCRSFAAAADGAGFSEGVGWLLVERLSDARRNGHRVLAVVRGTAVNQDGASNGLTAPNGPAQQRVISQALTSARLSTADVDVVEAHGTGTRLGDPIEAQALIATYGQDRDEAPPLLLGSVKSNIGHAQAAAGVAGVIKLVLAIRHGLVPATLHVDAPSPHVDWTAGAVELVTEARPWPETGRVRRGAVSSFGISGTNAHVIIEQSAEPVESGACGRGAGLVASDVVAWPVSARSGTALAGQVVRLARHVRERGGIDPVGVGWSLAATRSAFDHRVVVVGSSVEGLLAGLDAFAAGQPAGNVVTGVASSPGAGPVFVFPGQGAQSARMAAGLVGRTPVFDECLAECRRALAPYLDVDLVSVLTGEDESWLDRVEVVQPVLWAVGVALAAVWRAAGVVPDAVIGHSQGEIGAACVAGILSLEDAARTVALRSRALTVLRGTGTMASVDLSAEAVAERLPAFPGVGVAAVNGPSTVVVSGPPEHVASLVQACEAEGVRARLIPVDYASHSPAVQEVAEQLRADLAGVSPRAGHTRLVSTLTGDWVDPAVMTADYWYDNLRRTVLFDAAVRTAVAAGHTTFVEISPHPVLTMPVTAILDDAGVSGHTIGSLRRGDDDATRLLTNLATAYAVGLPVDLTRVLPAAATVDLPTYAFDHHRYWPAPPLFLTAADAAPDIDRWRYRVTWRALPDLPLTWLAGTWLVPVPAALGDDPLVTDVLSALGNFGADVVPVELDVTHDPAALAERLSAALTGPDGPVAVLSLLGLDERAHPEHPATSLAVSGTALLVQALGLLGVEAPLWCATRGAVVACADDPAPRPAAASVWGLGRAVALEHPARWGGLLDLPDVLDAQAGALLCAALGASGGEDAFGDDGAEQSGRGEDQLAVRASGVFVRRLTRITEPESADSGDADDTRRMRGTVLITGGTGGLGGHLARWAGRSGAAHVLLASRRGPDAPGAAELEAELTGLGVRVTVARCDVADRAQVADLLAAVPADAPLSAVLHTAAVLDDGIVDTVTAQRLHTVAASKCVAALHLDELTRDLDLDAFVLFSSVAGTTGNAGQGAYGAANAFLDALAERRRAEGLPALSVAWGAWRGAGLPAENERAQERLRRGGMIGMDPELAVEALARALRRDEPTTVVADIDWARFAPAFTLVRPSPLIGDLAEAQEATQPAGQEAAEEETGVPSALARRLAALAPGERTATLLELVRQCAATALGYGAADDIPATQPFRDLGLDSLTAVDMRNFLAAATDLRLPATLAFDYPNPTVLAAHLGELLTGIVPDATTPAPAAAAEDDDPIAIVAMSCRLPGGADTPEQLWQLLAAGGDAIGEFPTDRGWDLDRLFDSDPEKEGTSYAREGGFVTGATDFDAGFFGISPREALAMDPQQRLLLEASWEAVERAGIDPHTLRGSATGVFVGTNYQDYRNLMFSAEGAEGHLMTGNAGSVLSGRVSYTLGLEGPAVSVDTACSSSLVALHWACQALRRSECSLALVGGVTVMSTPGVFVGFSRQRGLAPDSRVKAFASAADGTGWGEGLGLLLVERLSDARRNGHPVLAVIRGSAVNQDGASNGLTAPNGPSQQRVIRQALANAGLAPADVDAVEAHGTGTKLGDPIEAQALLATYGRERPAEQPLWLGSIKSNIGHTQAAAGVAGIIKMVLALRHGYLPQTLHVDEPTDQVDWSVGAVELLGEGRPWPVTDHPRRAAVSSFGISGTNAHTILEQAPEPVEAEQPTGDPARLPVVPVLLSGRSGFALAAQAQRWSEQLTGLEAPRTVDVGWSSAVARAALEHRAVVLATDRIALGAGLRALGAGEDAPLVVTGVAVPRPKVAYLFSGQGAQRAGMGRELAEAFPVFAAALDEACAALDAHLHRPLKPLLFAEPGTHEAEALDRTEFTQPALFAVEVALFRLFEAWGVRPDAVAGHSVGEIAAAHAAGVLSLADAAELVAARGRLMQALPAGGAMLAVAATEAEVTATLGERADRVSVAAVNGPAAVVVSGAGDAVEELAAQWAARGVRVRRLAVSHAFHSPLMDPVLDDLAAVAGRLRYAAPSIPMVSTVTGAPVDAAEIGTPDYWVRHAREAVRFADAVVALRERNVTGYVEIGPDGVLTALAQAVLAEAPAGGRAPLVVPALRRDRAEPSTLLRALAALHTHGVSPDWSVLYAGTGAQRVELPTYAFDRQRYWPEPPPWAALVAADEATEVERRFWAAVEAEDLESLARDLDVHRDQPFGTVLPALSAWRRRGREQALVDGTRYRAVWEPIAETSQEQDPGRWLVLLPADRADDPDLHSCTWALGAEVSIVPVDTAADSEELCGGFADVLTEALGAGDGPLSILSFLGLDDAPHAEHPALPRGLAATVHLLQQLVDLDASVRLWCVTQGAVGLGDGDTPANPRQAMLWGLGRVAALEQPARWAGLVDLPTDLEPWTAMRLGGILTGGGVEDQLAVRESGVLVRRLVPATTTDGELTPWQPQGTVLITGGAGALGGHVARWVAAEGAQRVVLTSRRGTGTPGAAELISELAGLGVDCRVVRCDAADRAAVTDLLADLRREGPPLRAVVHAAGVSEVVPLADTTLEDLAYVIAPKVCGAEHLDELLGDAELDAFVLFSSISAVWGSGGQGAYAAGNAYLDALAERRRGQGRAATSIAWGPWTESGMYTEGAAEQLRRRGLQVMPPGVAMAGLRHALAVGDSCVTVADVDWATFQPLFTSLRPSPLLADLPAVRGLAAAPAEAPEAVAPGARDLLAGLRALPDDERRAALLEMVRVDAAKVLGHPSADAIETDRGFLDLGFDSLTAVELRNLLTAATGHDLPTTVVFDYPTPDGLAGHLYEQLFAGAAGDDGDGGDEESVRRALAAIPLDELRRAGLLDQLLQLARTSAGTPAVASAAPVTSSAPETQIRELDVAGLVRMALEGSDS; this is encoded by the coding sequence CTTCGGCATCTCGCCGCGCGAGGCGCTGACCATGGACCCCCAGCAGCGGCTGCTGCTGGAGACCTCCTGGGAGGCGGTAGAGGCCGCCGGCATCGACCCCGCCTCGCTGCGCGGCAGCCGGACCGGGGTGTTCGTCGGCACCAACGGGCAGGACTACGGCACCCTGCTGATGATGTCGCCCGACGGCGACGAAGGGCACTCGATGACCGGGGGCGCGGCGGCCGTCGCGTCGGGCCGGGTGTCGTACGCCCTCGGGCTCGAAGGACCGGCCGTATCCATCGACACGGCCTGCTCGTCGTCGCTGGTGGCGCTGCACCTCGCCGTGCAGGCGCTGCGGGCGGGGGAGTGCGACCTGGCGCTGGCCGGCGGCGTGACCGTGATGGCCACCCCGGGCCTCTACATCGGATCCAGCCGGCAGCGCGCACTCTCCACCGACGGGCGTTGCCGGTCGTTCGCCGCCGCCGCCGACGGCGCCGGCTTCTCCGAGGGAGTCGGCTGGCTGCTGGTCGAGCGGCTGTCGGACGCCCGCCGCAACGGCCACCGCGTCCTGGCTGTGGTCCGCGGCACCGCCGTCAACCAGGACGGCGCGTCGAACGGGCTGACCGCGCCCAACGGGCCGGCCCAGCAGCGGGTCATCAGCCAGGCCCTCACCTCCGCCCGGCTCTCCACCGCCGACGTCGACGTGGTGGAGGCGCACGGCACCGGCACCAGGCTGGGCGACCCGATCGAGGCGCAGGCGCTCATCGCCACGTACGGGCAGGACCGTGACGAGGCCCCGCCACTGCTGCTCGGCTCGGTGAAGTCGAACATCGGCCATGCCCAGGCCGCCGCGGGCGTGGCCGGCGTGATCAAGCTGGTGCTCGCCATCCGGCACGGCCTCGTGCCGGCGACGCTGCACGTCGACGCGCCGTCGCCGCACGTCGACTGGACGGCCGGTGCGGTGGAACTGGTGACGGAGGCCCGCCCGTGGCCCGAGACGGGCCGGGTACGCCGGGGCGCCGTCTCCTCGTTCGGCATCTCCGGCACCAACGCTCACGTGATCATCGAGCAGTCGGCTGAGCCGGTCGAGTCGGGTGCGTGTGGGCGTGGGGCGGGGTTGGTCGCTTCGGATGTGGTGGCCTGGCCGGTGTCGGCGCGGTCGGGGACGGCGTTGGCCGGTCAGGTTGTCCGGCTTGCGCGGCACGTGCGTGAGCGGGGTGGGATCGATCCGGTGGGGGTGGGCTGGTCATTGGCGGCTACCCGATCGGCGTTCGATCATCGCGTCGTTGTCGTCGGGTCGTCCGTCGAGGGGTTGCTCGCCGGGCTGGATGCCTTCGCTGCCGGTCAGCCGGCGGGGAACGTGGTCACGGGAGTGGCGTCGAGTCCGGGTGCGGGTCCGGTCTTCGTGTTTCCGGGTCAGGGTGCGCAGTCGGCGCGGATGGCGGCAGGGCTGGTGGGTCGTACGCCGGTGTTCGACGAGTGTCTGGCGGAGTGCCGGCGGGCGTTGGCGCCGTATCTCGATGTGGATCTCGTGTCGGTGCTCACGGGCGAGGACGAGTCGTGGCTGGACCGGGTCGAGGTGGTGCAGCCTGTGCTGTGGGCCGTCGGTGTCGCTCTGGCGGCGGTGTGGCGTGCGGCGGGCGTGGTTCCGGACGCGGTGATCGGTCACTCCCAGGGTGAGATCGGCGCGGCGTGTGTGGCGGGCATTCTGAGCCTGGAGGACGCGGCGAGGACGGTGGCGTTGCGGTCGCGTGCGCTGACGGTGCTGCGGGGTACCGGGACGATGGCGTCGGTGGACCTGTCGGCCGAGGCGGTGGCCGAGCGGCTGCCCGCGTTCCCGGGTGTCGGGGTCGCGGCGGTCAACGGCCCGTCCACCGTCGTGGTGTCGGGTCCGCCGGAGCACGTCGCCAGCCTTGTGCAGGCGTGCGAGGCCGAGGGTGTTCGTGCCCGGCTGATCCCCGTGGACTACGCGTCGCATTCGCCCGCGGTGCAGGAGGTCGCCGAGCAGCTTCGGGCGGACCTGGCCGGTGTCAGTCCGCGGGCCGGTCATACCCGGCTCGTGTCCACTCTCACCGGGGACTGGGTGGATCCGGCGGTGATGACCGCTGACTACTGGTACGACAACCTGCGACGGACCGTGCTCTTCGACGCGGCCGTGCGGACGGCTGTGGCTGCCGGGCACACCACGTTCGTCGAGATCAGCCCGCACCCGGTGCTGACGATGCCGGTCACCGCGATCCTCGACGACGCCGGTGTGAGCGGGCACACCATCGGCAGTCTGCGTCGTGGTGACGACGACGCGACCCGGCTGCTGACCAACCTCGCCACCGCGTATGCCGTCGGCCTGCCCGTCGACCTGACGAGGGTGCTGCCCGCCGCGGCCACCGTCGACCTGCCCACGTACGCCTTCGACCATCACCGGTACTGGCCCGCGCCGCCGCTCTTCCTCACCGCGGCCGACGCCGCCCCGGACATCGACCGCTGGCGCTACCGGGTCACCTGGCGGGCCCTGCCCGACCTGCCGCTGACCTGGCTCGCCGGCACCTGGCTCGTGCCGGTGCCCGCGGCGCTGGGCGACGACCCGCTGGTCACCGACGTGCTGTCGGCCCTCGGCAACTTCGGCGCGGACGTCGTCCCGGTGGAGCTGGATGTCACACACGACCCGGCGGCGCTGGCCGAGCGGCTGAGCGCCGCGCTCACCGGCCCGGACGGACCCGTCGCCGTGCTCTCGCTGCTGGGTCTGGACGAGCGGGCGCACCCGGAGCACCCGGCCACCTCGCTGGCCGTCTCGGGCACCGCCCTGCTGGTGCAGGCGCTCGGGCTGCTCGGCGTCGAGGCGCCGCTGTGGTGCGCCACCCGGGGAGCCGTCGTGGCCTGCGCCGACGACCCGGCGCCGCGCCCCGCCGCCGCCTCCGTCTGGGGGCTCGGCCGCGCCGTCGCCCTGGAACACCCCGCCCGCTGGGGCGGCCTGCTCGACCTGCCCGACGTGCTCGACGCGCAGGCCGGCGCGCTGCTCTGCGCGGCGCTCGGCGCCAGCGGTGGCGAAGACGCCTTCGGCGACGACGGCGCGGAGCAGTCCGGCCGGGGCGAGGACCAGCTCGCCGTCCGCGCCTCCGGCGTCTTCGTCCGCCGCCTCACCCGGATCACCGAACCCGAGTCGGCCGACTCCGGCGACGCGGACGACACCCGGCGGATGCGCGGCACCGTGCTGATCACCGGTGGCACCGGCGGACTGGGCGGGCATCTGGCCCGCTGGGCGGGCCGCTCCGGCGCCGCGCACGTCCTGCTGGCCAGCCGGCGCGGCCCGGACGCCCCGGGCGCCGCCGAGCTGGAGGCGGAGCTGACCGGCCTCGGCGTACGGGTCACAGTGGCCCGCTGCGACGTCGCCGACCGGGCACAGGTGGCCGACCTGCTCGCCGCCGTCCCCGCCGACGCCCCGCTGAGCGCCGTGCTGCACACCGCCGCCGTCCTCGACGACGGCATCGTCGACACCGTCACCGCGCAGCGCCTGCACACCGTCGCCGCGTCGAAGTGCGTCGCCGCGCTGCACCTGGACGAGCTGACCCGCGACCTCGACCTGGACGCCTTCGTGCTCTTCTCCTCGGTGGCCGGAACCACCGGCAACGCCGGGCAGGGCGCGTACGGGGCGGCCAACGCCTTCCTCGACGCCCTCGCCGAGCGGCGCCGGGCCGAGGGGCTGCCAGCCCTCTCGGTGGCCTGGGGCGCCTGGCGCGGGGCCGGCCTGCCCGCCGAGAACGAACGCGCCCAGGAACGGCTGCGCCGGGGCGGCATGATCGGCATGGACCCGGAACTGGCCGTCGAGGCCCTCGCCCGGGCGCTGCGCCGCGACGAGCCCACCACAGTCGTCGCCGACATCGACTGGGCCCGGTTCGCCCCCGCGTTCACCCTGGTGCGGCCCAGCCCGCTGATCGGCGACCTCGCCGAGGCCCAGGAGGCGACGCAGCCGGCCGGGCAGGAGGCCGCCGAGGAGGAGACGGGCGTACCATCGGCCCTCGCCCGGCGGCTCGCCGCGCTCGCGCCGGGGGAGCGCACCGCGACACTGCTGGAGCTGGTGCGGCAGTGCGCGGCGACGGCCCTCGGCTACGGCGCCGCCGACGACATCCCGGCCACCCAGCCCTTCCGCGACCTCGGCCTGGATTCGCTGACGGCAGTCGACATGCGCAACTTCCTGGCCGCCGCCACCGACCTGCGGCTGCCCGCGACGCTCGCCTTCGACTATCCGAACCCGACGGTGCTCGCCGCGCACCTCGGCGAACTGCTCACCGGGATCGTCCCCGACGCGACCACCCCCGCCCCGGCCGCCGCGGCCGAGGACGACGACCCGATCGCCATCGTGGCGATGAGCTGCCGCCTGCCCGGTGGGGCGGACACCCCGGAGCAACTGTGGCAGCTCCTCGCCGCCGGCGGCGACGCCATCGGGGAGTTCCCCACCGACCGGGGCTGGGACCTGGACCGGCTCTTCGACTCCGACCCGGAGAAGGAGGGCACCAGCTACGCCCGTGAGGGCGGCTTCGTCACCGGCGCCACCGACTTCGACGCCGGCTTCTTCGGCATCAGCCCTCGCGAGGCCCTCGCCATGGACCCGCAGCAGCGGCTGCTGCTGGAGGCGTCCTGGGAGGCGGTCGAGCGGGCCGGGATCGACCCGCACACGCTGCGCGGCAGCGCCACCGGCGTATTCGTCGGCACCAACTACCAGGACTACCGCAACCTGATGTTCAGCGCCGAGGGCGCCGAGGGGCACCTGATGACCGGCAATGCCGGCAGCGTCCTGTCGGGCCGGGTGTCGTACACCCTCGGGCTGGAGGGGCCCGCCGTCTCGGTCGACACCGCCTGCTCGTCGTCGCTGGTCGCGCTGCACTGGGCCTGCCAGGCGCTGCGCCGCTCGGAGTGCTCACTCGCCCTGGTCGGCGGTGTCACCGTCATGTCCACCCCCGGGGTGTTCGTCGGCTTCAGCCGGCAGCGGGGCCTCGCCCCGGACAGCCGGGTCAAGGCGTTCGCCTCCGCCGCCGACGGCACCGGCTGGGGCGAGGGCCTCGGCCTGCTGCTCGTCGAGCGGCTCTCCGACGCCCGCCGCAACGGTCACCCGGTGCTCGCGGTCATCCGGGGCAGCGCCGTCAACCAGGACGGCGCTTCCAACGGCCTCACCGCCCCGAACGGGCCGTCGCAGCAGCGGGTGATCCGGCAGGCGCTCGCCAACGCCGGCCTCGCCCCGGCCGATGTGGACGCCGTCGAGGCGCACGGCACCGGCACGAAGCTCGGCGACCCGATCGAGGCGCAGGCCCTGCTCGCCACGTACGGCCGGGAGCGGCCCGCCGAGCAGCCGCTCTGGCTCGGCTCGATCAAGTCGAACATCGGCCACACCCAGGCCGCCGCCGGTGTCGCCGGGATCATCAAGATGGTGCTGGCGCTGCGGCACGGCTACCTGCCGCAGACTCTGCACGTGGACGAGCCGACCGACCAGGTGGACTGGAGCGTCGGTGCGGTCGAACTGCTCGGCGAGGGCCGCCCGTGGCCGGTCACCGACCACCCGCGCCGCGCCGCCGTCTCCTCGTTCGGCATCAGCGGCACCAACGCGCACACCATCCTGGAGCAGGCCCCGGAGCCGGTCGAAGCCGAGCAGCCGACTGGTGACCCGGCGCGGCTGCCGGTGGTGCCGGTGCTGCTGTCGGGCCGTTCGGGGTTCGCGCTGGCCGCCCAGGCGCAGCGCTGGTCCGAGCAGCTCACCGGGCTGGAGGCGCCACGTACGGTCGACGTCGGCTGGTCGTCGGCCGTCGCCCGGGCAGCCCTGGAACACCGGGCCGTCGTGCTGGCCACCGACCGGATCGCGCTGGGCGCCGGGCTGCGCGCCCTCGGCGCCGGCGAGGACGCGCCGCTGGTGGTCACCGGCGTGGCGGTGCCCCGGCCTAAGGTGGCGTACCTGTTCTCGGGGCAGGGCGCCCAGCGGGCCGGGATGGGGCGCGAGCTGGCCGAGGCGTTCCCCGTCTTCGCCGCCGCCCTGGACGAGGCCTGCGCCGCCCTCGACGCGCACCTGCACCGCCCGCTCAAGCCACTGCTCTTCGCCGAGCCCGGCACGCATGAGGCCGAGGCGCTGGACCGCACCGAATTCACCCAGCCGGCGCTGTTCGCCGTGGAGGTGGCGCTGTTCCGGCTGTTCGAGGCGTGGGGGGTCCGCCCCGACGCCGTCGCCGGGCACTCGGTCGGCGAGATCGCGGCCGCCCACGCCGCCGGTGTGCTCTCCCTGGCCGACGCCGCCGAGCTGGTCGCCGCCCGGGGCCGGCTGATGCAGGCGCTGCCGGCCGGGGGGGCGATGCTCGCCGTCGCCGCCACCGAGGCCGAGGTGACCGCCACGCTCGGTGAGCGGGCCGACCGGGTCTCCGTCGCGGCCGTCAACGGCCCCGCCGCGGTCGTGGTGTCCGGGGCCGGCGACGCCGTCGAGGAACTGGCCGCCCAGTGGGCCGCCCGGGGTGTCCGGGTCCGGCGCTTGGCGGTCAGCCACGCGTTCCACAGTCCGCTGATGGATCCGGTGCTCGACGACCTCGCCGCCGTCGCCGGACGGCTGCGGTACGCGGCTCCGAGCATCCCGATGGTCTCCACCGTCACCGGCGCGCCGGTCGACGCGGCGGAGATCGGCACGCCCGACTACTGGGTGCGCCACGCCCGCGAGGCGGTACGCTTCGCCGACGCCGTCGTGGCACTGCGCGAGCGCAACGTCACCGGCTACGTCGAGATCGGCCCGGACGGGGTGCTCACCGCCCTCGCCCAGGCCGTCCTGGCCGAGGCCCCGGCCGGCGGCCGGGCCCCACTGGTGGTGCCCGCCCTGCGCCGGGACCGCGCCGAGCCGAGCACCCTGCTGCGCGCGCTCGCCGCGCTGCACACCCACGGCGTCTCCCCGGACTGGTCCGTCCTCTACGCCGGTACCGGCGCCCAGCGGGTCGAGCTGCCCACCTACGCGTTCGACCGGCAGCGCTACTGGCCGGAGCCGCCGCCCTGGGCCGCCCTCGTGGCCGCCGACGAGGCCACCGAGGTCGAGCGCCGCTTCTGGGCCGCGGTCGAGGCCGAGGACCTGGAGTCGCTGGCCCGCGACCTCGACGTGCACCGCGACCAGCCGTTCGGCACCGTGCTGCCCGCCCTGTCGGCGTGGCGCCGGCGCGGCCGGGAGCAGGCCCTGGTCGACGGCACCCGCTACCGGGCGGTCTGGGAGCCCATCGCGGAGACCTCGCAGGAGCAGGACCCCGGCCGGTGGCTGGTGCTGCTGCCCGCCGACCGGGCGGACGACCCCGACCTGCACTCCTGCACCTGGGCCCTGGGTGCCGAGGTGAGCATCGTGCCCGTGGACACCGCCGCCGACTCCGAGGAGCTGTGCGGCGGGTTCGCCGACGTGCTCACCGAGGCGCTCGGCGCGGGCGACGGGCCGCTGTCGATCCTGTCCTTCCTCGGCCTGGACGACGCCCCGCACGCCGAGCACCCGGCGCTGCCGCGCGGCCTCGCCGCGACCGTGCACCTGCTCCAGCAGCTCGTCGACCTCGACGCCTCGGTCCGGCTCTGGTGCGTCACCCAGGGCGCCGTCGGCCTCGGCGACGGCGACACCCCGGCCAACCCGCGGCAGGCGATGCTGTGGGGCCTGGGCCGGGTGGCCGCGCTGGAGCAGCCCGCCCGCTGGGCCGGGCTGGTCGACCTGCCCACTGACCTGGAGCCGTGGACGGCGATGCGTCTCGGCGGCATCCTCACCGGCGGCGGCGTGGAGGACCAGCTCGCCGTCCGCGAGTCCGGGGTGCTGGTGCGGCGGCTCGTACCGGCCACCACCACCGACGGGGAGCTCACGCCATGGCAGCCCCAGGGGACGGTGCTGATCACCGGAGGCGCCGGTGCGCTCGGTGGGCACGTGGCCCGCTGGGTGGCCGCCGAGGGCGCGCAACGGGTGGTGCTGACCAGCCGGCGGGGGACCGGCACCCCGGGCGCCGCCGAGCTGATCTCCGAGCTGGCCGGGCTCGGCGTGGACTGCCGGGTGGTCCGCTGCGACGCCGCCGACCGCGCCGCCGTGACCGACCTCCTGGCCGATCTCCGGCGGGAGGGGCCGCCGCTGCGCGCGGTGGTGCACGCCGCGGGGGTCAGCGAGGTGGTGCCGCTGGCCGACACCACCCTGGAGGACCTGGCGTACGTCATCGCCCCGAAGGTCTGCGGCGCCGAACACCTCGACGAGCTGCTCGGCGACGCCGAACTGGACGCGTTCGTGCTCTTCTCGTCCATCTCGGCGGTGTGGGGCAGCGGCGGACAGGGCGCGTACGCGGCCGGTAACGCCTACCTGGACGCGCTCGCCGAGCGGCGACGCGGCCAGGGCCGGGCGGCCACCTCCATCGCCTGGGGACCGTGGACCGAGTCGGGCATGTACACCGAGGGTGCGGCGGAGCAACTGCGTCGCCGCGGCCTCCAGGTGATGCCGCCCGGCGTGGCGATGGCCGGGCTGCGGCACGCCCTGGCGGTCGGCGACAGCTGCGTCACCGTCGCCGACGTCGACTGGGCCACCTTCCAGCCGCTGTTCACCTCGCTGCGGCCCAGTCCGCTGCTGGCCGACCTGCCGGCCGTACGCGGGCTGGCCGCCGCCCCCGCCGAGGCGCCGGAGGCGGTCGCGCCCGGCGCCCGGGACCTGCTCGCCGGGCTGCGGGCGCTGCCGGACGACGAGCGGCGGGCCGCACTGCTGGAGATGGTGCGGGTCGACGCGGCGAAGGTGCTCGGCCACCCCTCCGCCGACGCGATCGAGACCGACCGGGGCTTCCTGGACCTCGGCTTCGACTCGCTCACGGCCGTGGAACTGCGCAACCTGCTCACCGCGGCGACCGGGCACGACCTGCCCACCACCGTCGTCTTCGACTACCCCACCCCGGACGGCCTGGCCGGCCACCTGTACGAGCAGCTCTTCGCGGGCGCTGCGGGGGACGACGGCGACGGCGGCGACGAGGAGTCCGTGCGCCGGGCCCTCGCCGCGATCCCGCTCGACGAGCTGCGGCGGGCGGGCCTGCTCGACCAGCTGCTCCAGCTGGCCCGTACGAGTGCCGGCACGCCGGCCGTGGCGTCCGCTGCCCCGGTCACGTCGTCCGCACCCGAGACCCAGATCCGCGAACTCGACGTCGCCGGCCTGGTCCGGATGGCCCTGGAAGGCTCCGACTCGTGA